From a region of the Manduca sexta isolate Smith_Timp_Sample1 chromosome 19, JHU_Msex_v1.0, whole genome shotgun sequence genome:
- the LOC115442056 gene encoding LOW QUALITY PROTEIN: integrator complex subunit 7 (The sequence of the model RefSeq protein was modified relative to this genomic sequence to represent the inferred CDS: inserted 2 bases in 1 codon) — translation MFGVKMNPFNDSEQEQDANSALTELDKGLRSGKVGEQCEAIVRFPRLFEKYPFPILINSSFLKLADVFRMGNNFLRLWVLRVCQQSEKHLDKILNIDEFLRRVFSVLHSNDPVARALALRTLGAVAGIIPEKQNVHHAIRRGLDSHDNVEVDAAIYATTRFAAHSNTFAVAMCNKLSDMVECESTAAERRAKLVRALRTVHGGAVRAQGVLKLLRSLLEKFPSSSSVRAAITALTHIAADTVVHVPDQVELLLSLARNDARSSVRRAALLGLKKLAEHASLWPATCIHELVRAASDTQDNEHTMLCLEVMQMLVRCPAVCAAAGEEASALRQYCGAAALSADLRRAATAAGVLTDVLVHCYEESLPVDGSDLMIALETLVIATGVDNNPNNIKPLRIGLRCLVRLCGAQGSQSAARAAGALGRQAAAAAAATTATTTAATTATTAQAARLAALLEALAALGSASPAALKPAKRSLMATLQTLHSEIKSGRQSDDGTNLVLACTVLFQERAGTALTCQVYAEWQSVVLDVVAEADGWLRYRVARAALRYGHHSLAAEILSRLCEEAPSEAAQRWLTALHKAAVADAKLVEEGISGLEECSAGWEVSSGVAAGVGATGAGACCAACAGCAACAPLPPAWMRARAQALSALAVTAAAARALCTQPPPAIAHAYAQASRDPLLTAGAAAPALRRAARAVSAAASAYGAIARTAFHADDSTLRHLHISQHTYTQLAQFLDRITSNQQEKATESMREMTPNTLDEMIALLPSKKLTEISIKLFDNPTTNPGITHRHAEAVLAAVRACGGGAVWARGACAGRGXGALCRVALSPGARAPPADHAAALPLSHRLALKLEGVILPAVPLSKRQKQRQVKGVQITVTATPHPRTNEKTVELTNIPPVLSAVQTVTPVRDFFSAQQLISVSAAGLYTVAVEAAFVDEQGELWNTGPRTSIVIKAHEEPTAKGNAQTTRGRF, via the exons aTGTTTGGGGTTAAAATGAATCCTTTTAACGATAGCGAACAAGAACAAGATGCTAATTCTGCCTTAACCGAATTAGACAAAG GCCTTCGCTCAGGAAAAGTCGGAGAACAATGCGAGGCGATCGTGCGCTTCCCTCGTTTATTCGAAAAATACCCTTTTCCTATACTAATTAACTCATCATTCCTGAAATTAGCGGATGTGTTTCGTATGGGAAACAACTTTTTGCGGCTTTGGGTTCTGCGCGTTTGTCAGCAAAGCGAAAAACATTTGGATAAAATCCTGAATATAGACGAGTTTCTACGAAGAGTTTTTAGTGTTTTACACTCAAATGATCCTGTTGCGCGGGCGTTGGCCCTCAGGACGTTAGGCGCGGTGGCGGGAATCATTCCGGAGAAGCAAAACGTACATCACGCCATTCGCAGGGGATTGGACAGCCACGATAATGTCGAAGTGGATGCCGCGATTTATGCTACTACGAGATTTGCCGCACATTCCAA CACATTTGCAGTGGCCATGTGTAACAAACTCTCGGACATGGTGGAGTGTGAGAGCACCGCAGCTGAAAGACGTGCCAAGCTAGTCAGGGCTTTGAGGACAGTGCATGGAGGAG CTGTGCGAGCGCAAGGCGTTCTGAAGCTTCTCCGCTCATTGCTGGAGAAGTTTCCATCGTCAAGTTCTGTACGCGCCGCCATCACAGCACTGACGCATATAGCCGCCGACACGGTCGTACATGTTCCTGATCAA GTGGAGCTGCTCCTAAGCCTGGCCCGTAACGATGCCCGGTCATCCGTGCGTCGTGCGGCACTCCTGGGCCTGAAGAAGCTGGCAGAACACGCATCGCTGTGGCCCGCCACCTGCATCCACGAGCTGGTGCGCGCCGCCTCCGACACGCAGGACAACGAGCACACCATGCTGTGTTTGGAGGTCATGCAG ATGTTGGTGCGCTGCCCGGCGgtgtgcgcggcggcgggcgagGAGGCGAGCGCGCTGCGGCAGTactgcggcgcggcggcgctcAGCGCGGAcctgcgccgcgccgccaccgccgccggcGTGCTCACCGACGTGCTCGTGCACTG ctaTGAGGAATCTCTACCAGTGGATGGTTCTGATTTGATGATAGCTTTGGAGACGTTAGTCATCGCAACTGGTGTGGATAACAACCCAAACAATATAAAACCTTTGAGGATTGGTTTGCGGTGCTTG GTGCGACTGTGCGGCGCGCAGGGCTCACAGTCGGCAGCGCGTGCGGCCGGAGCACTCGGGCGGCaggcggcggcggcagcggcaGCAACCACGGCAACCACTACGGCAGCCACCACAGCAACAACGGCACAAGCCGCGCGTCTCGCCGCGCTGCTCGAGGCACTCGCCGCGCTCGGCTCCGCCAGCCCCGCCGCGCTCAAACCAGCCAAGCGATCGCTTATGGCCACGCTTCAAACGCTACATAG CGAGATAAAGTCAGGCAGGCAGTCGGACGACGGCACTAACTTGGTGCTGGCGTGCACAGTGCTGTTCCAAGAGCGCGCTGGGACGGCGCTGACGTGCCAGGTGTACGCCGAGTGGCAGTCGGTCGTGCTCGACGTCGTCGCGGAGGCGGATGGGTGGCTGCGGTACAGGGTCGCCAGGGCTGCTCTCAG GTATGGTCATCACAGCCTGGCGGCCGAGATCCTATCGCGCCTGTGCGAAGAAGCACCGAGCGAAGCAGCTCAACGCTGGCTCACAGCATTGCATAAAGCTGCTGTCGCCGATGCCAAGCTAGTTGAAGAAG GCATCTCTGGTCTGGAGGAGTGCAGTGCGGGCTGGGAGGTGTCGAGCGGCGTGGCTGCGGGCGTGGGCGCGacgggcgcgggcgcgtgctGCGCGGCGTGCGCCGGCTGCGCTGCGTGCGCGCCGCTGCCGCCCGCGTGGATGCGCGCGCGTGCGCAGGCGCTGTCCGCGCTCGCCgtcaccgccgccgccgcgcgcgccctcTGCACGCAGCCGCCGCCCGCCATCGCGCATGCGTACGCACAG GCGAGCCGCGACCCGCTGCTgacggcgggcgcggcggcgccggcgctgcggcgggcggcgcgcgcggtgtcggcggcggcgagcgcgtaCGGCGCCATCGCGCGCACCGCCTTCCACGCCGACGACTCCACGCTGCGGCACCTGCACAT TTCCCAACACACCTATACACAGTTAGCGCAGTTTCTGGACCGAATAACTTCGAATCAACAGGAAAAAGCGACGGAATCAATGAGGGAGATGACGCCAAATACTTTGGACGAAATGATTGCACTCTTACCAAGCAAGAAACTCACAGAGATCTCTATAAAACTGTTCGATAATCCCACTACTAACCCTGGTATTACGCATCGG CACGCCGAGGCGGTGCTCGCGGCGGtgcgcgcgtgcggcggcggcgcggtgtgggcgcgcggcgcgtgcgcggggcgcgg cggcgcgctgTGCCGCGTGGCGCTGTCGCccggcgcgcgcgcgccgcccgccgaccACGCCGCCGCGCTGCCGCTGTCGCACCGCCTCGCGCTCAAGCTCGAGGGCGTCATACTGCCCGCCGTGCCGCTCAG tAAACGGCAAAAACAACGTCAAGTAAAGGGAGTGCAGATCACTGTAACGGCGACACCTCACCCGCGGACTAATGAAAAG ACGGTAGAACTAACAAACATCCCGCCAGTGCTGTCGGCGGTGCAGACGGTGACCCCGGTGCGGGACTTCTTCTCCGCGCAGCAGCTCATCAGCGTGAGTGCGGCGGGACTCTACACTGTGGCCGTGGAGGCCGCCTTCGTGGACGAGCAGGGAGAGCTCTGGAACACCGGCCCGCGGACCTCTATTGTCATCAAG gcCCACGAGGAACCCACAGCCAAAGGCAACGCGCAGACAACCAGAGGGAGATTTTGA